The following is a genomic window from Nicotiana tabacum cultivar K326 chromosome 3, ASM71507v2, whole genome shotgun sequence.
AGTTGTTCTGTGATAATAAAGTAGCATTGCAAATTGTTGTAAATCCTATGTATCATGAAagaacaaaacacataaaaatagacTGTCATTTCATCTGAGAGAAGATTCATGGAGGGATGATCAAGACTTCTTACATTCCTAGTGAGGAACAACTAGCTGATGTGTTGGCCAAAGCACTAGGACATCAGCAACATGCAACATTAATCTCCAAGTTGGGAATGAAAAGCATTTTTTCATTCTCAACTTGAGGGAGAGTGTTGAAATTAGAAGTTGTAAATAGTTGTACATTTATGTATTTATATAGTACTCTTCTAGAAGGTGATTAGTTAAGGAAGTTAGTAAATGATTAGTTATGTTAGTTAGTATAATAAGGGGTGTATAGTTTATTTTACAGCTAAGCAAGTAACATAATAAAcggttttcttatttttcaatttctttctctctctaacgTTCTCTCTGTTCTTTCTCTTGCTCGAGCTCACCAATGGCGGAGCCTAGGGCTAGATTTCAATAACAAATAATAGGGAAAAGTAAATTAGCCCAGGAACTGTAAGAAAAGGGAACTTATAATATGGCATAAAAAATTTCTCGATAGTGAGGTTCTATTAGTTTTTACACCTAAGGCATGCTTTTGATATCTTGCATATTATTGGTGGTAAACTGTAATAATTCCAAACAGGGGCGGCCCGAAGAGTTGGGCcttaaattttattaaaaaatatttatttatttatttgaagtctatttttctagCATTTTttagatacaaagttattaatttttttttttataatcaataactcctaataagtcTTTCTTAATTGACAATATGCCTAATCCATTTAGCCTTTCTTGAGACATTATTGATCTtaagtaagattttatcaattttaattttgaatttctttCGCTGAAGCGACGGTAACaagagttattaacattattccataaaaaatatagccattgaaaaaagaatcaaatctttttatttgaccGATTGTATCAATTAaactattactccctccgttccaatttatatgaacttgtttgactgggcATGAAGTTTAATAAAaaaggaagacttttgaaatttgtggtcctaaacaagtcaaaaaggggcccaggtgcaaaggtttcatcatagtcgattCCTTCTTGTTGAGAGTAACCTTGAGTCACTAGTCTTGCTTTATTTCGAACGACTTGGCCTGATTCATTTAATTTATTTCTGAACACCCATTTAGTCCCAACAACAGAGGAGTTTTGGGGTTTTGGAACTAATTCCCAGACTTTTGTTCTTAAATTGATCTATTTCTTCTTTCATAGCGTTGATCCAATGAGAATATTTAGAGCTTCATCAATCTTCTTGGGCTCAATTTGAGAAATGAGAGCTATATGAGACGTATTCTTTTGTGATCTCCTGGTAGTTATTCCTTCTTGTGGATCTCCAATAATGAATTTGCGAGGATATCCTGGTTCGTTCCTCCATTCATTTGGAGTATTCCCAGAAGATATGTTAGTCGATTGATTTGGTGGAGATAAGTCATGATCTTCTGAAGGAGCTTCAactggttgattttgttgatTAGCTGACTTAGTTTGATGATCTTTTTCCTACAATAACAGATTTTGGAGCACACGAAATTTCATCATCTTCAGGAACATGTTCATTCCTTGGGTGAGAGTTAGTATCAATAAAAACAACATAAATAGATTCTTCAATGCATAAGGTTCTCTTATTGTAAACTCTGTAAGCTCTACTAGAGGGAGAGTAACCAAAAAATATACCTTCATTACTCTTTAGATAAAACTTGCCCAGATTATCCTTACCATTGTTATGTACAAAGCATTTGCATCCGAAAGGGTGAAAGTAGCCGATGTTTGGTttcttaccattccatagttCATAGGGAGTCTTTTTGAGAATAGGGCAAATGAGACATCTATTAATAATATGACACATTGTacttatagcttctgcccagaaatggtGAGGTAAAGAGTTCTCCACTATCACCGTTCTTGCCATATCCTACAAGGTTCTGTTCTTTCGCTCTACTACACCATTTTGCTGAGGAGATCTAGGTGAAGAGAAATTATGAGATATTCCTTGATCATTGCAAAAAATTTCAAATGCTCTACTTTCAAACTCTCTTCCATGATCACTTCTGATTGTAGAGATATAATAACCTTTCTCACGTTGAACCTTCTTACAAAAGATTTCAAAATTTCCTAAGGCATCATCTTTATGACTGAGAAATATAACTCATGTAAATCTAGAAAAATCATCtacaataacaaaagcatatttcTTATCTCCAATACTAGCAGTTCGAGTGGGCCAAATAAATTCATATGCAGTAGTTGAAGAGGTTTAGAAGTACAAACAAtgtttttaattttgaaagagGATCGAGTTTGCTTTCTTAATTGACATGCATCATAGATATGatcttttgaaaaatctagttttggaagaccaatgacaaggtcatgttttgaaagtttttgaaTGGTGTGTATGCTTGCATGCCCAAGTTTTCTACGCCAAACCCAGGGATCTTCAATTATAGAATAAAGACAAATTTGATCCctaaattttctaagtttttgATAGTATAGACATTTCTGTCCCTATTGCCAGAGAGAATGATATTACCTGATTCGTCTTCTATGAACCAGCCATGTTTCTTAAAACGAACCTTATAGTCATTGTCACATAGTTGACTAGTtattacaccccgcaatattacgtcctgCGGTATTAAGTTACAACAGTGTTttacccagcagtattacattacgaaaATGTTACGCTTtacagtaataagttacgataatgttgcaccctgtagtattgtatgttgaatttgtcgtaaggtaattgacatcagtccaatgaaaatattatttggagattataaggattatgttatttcacaggtgatgagtaaattcgtgaatatggaaggggaagcaagtcaaagaaaatgaattttcgtcgaagtttgccgatttgggataaaatacgggtcaagtAATAATACCCGATAAATATAAACTAGTATCATgcgaggtaccatatgaccacagtagtataatatataaagtatatatgtagtattttaaaaataaatagaattttaagtaatttatggtaatttttaaattatgcgagtaattgattaattaccgggtaacataATATTACCTGGTTaactaataaatggataaaaTTATCAAAATCATACCCCCAAGAAACGTGGCAGCTTCCCCCCCTTAAGGTGACTCACTATACACCTTTACATGTGGCCACCTAAGATCAATTTATGACATTAGTATGAATTTGATTTTCAATTAGAATCAGAAACACTTTCTTTTCAACATTTTCAAAACCATTTGAACCAAAAAGAGTTCAAAACAAAGTCTCTTTCCAAGACTTCAAGAAGCAGAAACGTTTTCTTCCTAACAATTCAATCCAAGAAACATTGGAACAAAAGTTTTATGTTTAAATTCTTTCATCAGTCCAAAAAAAACGTGAAAGCAGAATAAATTTCGTCCCTATTTCGCAAAAGCAGTTTCGTTCAAATAATTTCGGGAATatgtatgttaagactatccattctttcttttggcatgatgcATATGATACGagcgaaacgtgcaaatgcacaaatcctatgaatgattctattcatagaagtattagaaatatctatgttcttgaatttccatgtgtcataatattttatcatttgttcatggatctcagaaaaatacgaaagttgaaaagaggttactttatgatattactcaaaggcaaagtggtcttatgacaaTTCCGAAAGaatttattaacgtacttttaatgcattgcattcatgtgcattgacccatgaccagatggcgttatatacgcgtatatatgtatgtatatgtatatgggatatgggaaaaggttacaactttatatacacaccaccacctgatcagctagtatatgatgatgatgttgcccacagtggctgaaatatgattcaaacggcgttatatacgcatatatgggtatgtattcaaatggcgttatatacgcatatatatgtatgtattcaaacggcgttatatacgcgtatatatgtatgtatatatatgtatatgggatatgggaaaggttatggcgttatatacgcaccaccacctgatcagctggtatacgatgatgattttgcccacagtggccaatatgatatgatgggatgccctcagaggctgatgatgttatgaaacatgtacctatgcatgacatgacagtcatacgcatatgcatgacgctaaaagtaatttatgatttgcaaagttattcagacttacaggttgggTCATGTactatatatttcttccatgtctcttatgtacttatttatatgccttacatactcggtacattatttgtactaatgtccctttttcctggggacgcttcGTTTCATGCCCGccggtcccgatagacaggtcgagagcccttcaagtaggctatcagctcagcggaagatgttggtgcgctccatttgctttggagttgcttgtttggttagtatgatttagacatgtattgtttggtatggtgagACTCTGTCTCGActcttatgatatttatgtattcttagaggcttgtagacatatgtcatgtatgtgaaagattgtacggccttgtcgtcctgtattttgagttgataaatgattatgttggcatattaggcccgtatgtcacgtgtatatgatgatgtaataagaaagatacgttacgttggtactcggttgagtaaggtaccgggtgcccatcgcggcccatcggtttgggtcgtgacaaaagtggtatcagagcagttctgtcctagggagtctacaagccgtgtctagtagagtcttgtttatgggtgtgtcatgcaccacacttataagcaggaggctacagggcgtttaagactatcactctttcttcttactctagatcgtgtggtagagttcacttataagaattcaagtttcgagcttctatttttatttgtaataagatgatgcctacgttcagaaagatgatcgataagagatatagttgtggaagtgttgaattagaggaactcgactttgtatcatgcttatgataagtaaatatgaggtcttcagcagatcatgtgcgtaTTAAAAGGTGTAAgactcttgataaggagccttaaagcaagaatgcctatccacctttatggtgaaagacaatgagagattaaaaagataaatacaagtttcaacaagcaaaaaaatcaagatgaagaagggtacgaggcgtctagttaatgaaggttaacaacgtttataattgaggtagaggaatataagctttttgagttatattcaacagtaacagaggtatgtataatgggccacacccatctcagttataccatATTGGGGGCTAACAAGTGTAGATTAAGAAAAATGATGGGATATCATGATCCAGAGGGGGTTAGAGTGGCCCAAAatagtgaatggattgtttgctttagttgacatttctgaaggatattgcaaatgcgctaatagatctccttgtgagacacctagatggtgcacacTAAAATATTAAAGCTAGATGTGAGCACTGGAAGCCTtaaaggaataaatattaccttagtgtggcttcAGCCCTAAgcaaagaaagaatgttaggcaactaCAAGAGTCAAGGGATGGAGCAAGTGGAgccaaaagcaaaagaatgttttgttcgagttttcagagtAAAGCAGTGGACATAGATAATTAGCGGGAGATGAGAAGAaagttaataaagcattatgagtaagatgtgatacacggatgacaacggtaggtcaaaaaaatgatgacaatattacagagtttacagtcaagtgaaggaaaagacaaaaaatgataggccttgagacaataaaataatataggccataaagtcatatcctcatttcaagaaataagtttgtgactccaacgtgactaccagaggggagagttaatctCCAGAGTAGCAGAAATCAGTATGAACTAGTAAACAAACTAAATATAAATTAaggactgaatgattggaaagtactcggcatcatagtaatttcagattttgttccggtggtaatagaatggaccatagaagaagattcatgatgaattctgagaatggtcattcagggagacgtttccctagagcaagcaatgtgagcaaagttaagcttaagagactgtatgtgccagttacgctaagtgtcaccctcgcgagtaagggtatttgtcatccttggtacagaaggattgccgcaacACGAGTaagtatcattgatgttgagaaacaacatcaaagatgaagaggtacaACATCTATAGGTATATCCTCGTGGCTTTGGCTTTTAGTAcaccctaaaggggggaatatggtgtgatgtggcattaagtcagagttaagtggttctagtgactatggagtggtaaaggaagaatgcgataaatgaaagaggaatgagatgacacttatccaaatcttatagatacgctacgattcaagaatattgtgcaagcacgacgtcaaagaaaggaagtgaaaattcctgcccgagctgttattaataaataaagagccagtgcgagacataagttaagacaaaggaaataacccaagaaagattacgaggaatattggtatgagaatgggccaaccagtagttagtaattggttagGAAGATTCCAGTTATGGAAAAATAGGAGGTtgcagacgagtcatcagatcgtgtatgataaacatagtagaacctaACATGGAAAAATTCAGCttcgaagaatatcattataatacttgagatatattcaaacaaaagTCGGGATAGTTAAAGCtactgtatgagtgttacggggattaAAAAAAGGTGCCactaggaaggcagtcaaaatatcagtttagaagcaaccatacaagcacaagggcatagaagtaagcaactacagatgattataggcaagtaaggacatcaaaaaggttcATAATAACCCCacaactttacgagagtcaagggttctccctaagtactacaacgaaagactacctgaggagataagaaacaaggcttcaacctaaacaaAACTACCTAAAGAGGAAAttgtcgtgtaacaacaatctcgcaacaacattgtaagcattccaaaggaaagtgtcACCTACCGTggataatgaacgggaagtaagaattaaaagtaatattcgagatcatacgagttgtatgaaaactttacaagtgtgggcactaaggtgagttaagtatggacgcaacaaggggcagaaggaccaggaaaagtaatagcttgcGTTGagagaaagctaagatggaacgaaagaattatttgatcaatgatccagagttagtacgtgatggatacactcaagattttggagcattatccaggcagcatatttgttgacaatcatacagccatagaagactccagtataagttaaaaaggaagaattgagcccagggcatagacaaaggattgaattgttagaagattgtatcatggatattacataacgcccatgaaaggctaaagtaataattaATACTAGGAGCCGCAGGTCGGAAGATATCTTAAGCCTATATAGAGGCTGATCAGAAAGAAGATgagactaaagagttacatcgacTAAGCAAAATAGGAGGGACCAAGGGAATTATAGACTTCAGGATCACTCTTAAGTAGTAGAGGTATAGGAaagatagtacaatagccatattttataatagCTCTATGATGAAGCTAACTGAAGAGTACCGGCCTCAAAAGAAGTCAGTaagaagctcccaccggattgtgtatgcacctgAGGTGTAAGAactataatagagcttcaagttatggacgtgaattatacctatgtggaagagaggtcatgaaagagatagaagatacgacgCGAGATTTTAAGATAAGAAAGGTAAATGTGAACagcgtacgagatactcaaggcAGAatatgtgaatagtccatacttcggatagaaggctagaagtgttgggattcATTATCTAATAATAATAGCGGCATCATTAGTAGCATACCTTCCAGCCTTTGGTCTAGATATCGAAAAGCTTGactaagaaagtaaagaagagttagagacgatgtgatgtctcacttgatgttccggaataacataaggaaatctatggtgcaagcaagttgaaggaaagttgcgaatagtataaatagatatgtataggtcgcaagctaatgtatggtagagcgacaaggttttaggaagacaagagtaaggataagaaaaggcgagagagaaggtgacgagaatggataagtcctcgggattaagcccatgaaaacaagaagagttgatggtttctctaagttatagaaagctcagtatagcctgaataaactcaaaggagtctaagactagtagcatttagaaaagatggaatacTGCCCTAATAGTACAATGACAGTGTAATTGTGAtgaataaaggatgacgtttaggccttcgagtgagtaatgatttgaagagaatttcatggattgtacgagattaaaataaccacataagtgaatcacattgggatgctataaaatacggtcgttgaagtatagtatcacccctaagtaaatcaggaaaatcactttaaatattcctcgatggaacgtaaagccctagtggcaaggtatgacgtaagaagtttcaagttatcagtggtatattgtagattaatattgaggcgaatcaataatggatggaaaaaagtcacaaagtatgagatgagattaagccgccattcttaagacgaacggtaatgaaggAGCATTGAAGGATTGAGATTTATACCCAAATGATAGGAAACAAAAGTAACTGAgagcttggtaagcatacctcagtaGAGGTAAATTGAAGTAAAAAAAATGTATGATATAACCCAtgtaaatgcagtaaagtcatatgaatggataatCAGATCTATGAAATATGATATGGCCATACTCGCAAGTtatacaaagtatcgagcaaaggacttcagtatacctatagaggcctagaggggcatcctattaagccttgtatatataaAGTAAGGCCTAAAGATcgactaaaagataaaaggaaaaaggaaagatgaatcgcataagtgcacctacaagtcagggtcatacaggctgcatgacaggaggtaacagaagttgcaagattaggaagatttcgaccacaggtcatgatatgagcaaaacaACTAAAGGGGgaaataccctagactttggatttattcacagagcaaaTGCTTGAATGGCAAGAATAGTATtaatgtattcacaagagctatgagttacgaaaatgataagagcatcagtcaacattcgaggacgaatgtttcaaagGGGGAATTATGTTATCGTCCCACAGTATTATatcctgcagtattaagttacaacaGTGTtctacccagcagtattacattacgaaaATGTTACGCTTtacagtaataagttacgacgatgttgcaccccgtagtattgtatgttgaatttgtcgtaaggtaattgacaacagtccaagaaaaatattatttggagattttaaggattatgttatttcacaagtgatgagtaaattcgtgaagatggaaggggaagcaagtcaaagaaaatgaattttcgtcaaagtttaccgatttgggataaaatacgggtcaagtAATAATACCCAATAaatataaactagtaccatgcgaggtaccatatgaccatggtagtataatatataaagtatatatgtagtattttgaaaataaatagaatttaagtaatttgtggtaatttttaaattatgcgagtaattgattaattaccgggtaacataatattacccggttaactaataagtggataaaattaTCAAAATCATACCCCCAAGAAACGTGGCAGCTTCCCCCTCCCCTAAGGTGACTCACTATACACCTTTCATCGGTCCAAAAAAAACGTGAAAGCAAAATAAATTTCATCCCTATTTTGCaaaagcagattcgttcaaataattctgggaataggtatgttaagactatcccttctttcttttggcattatCCATACGATACGagcgaaacgtgcaaatgcataAATCCTATgaatgattctattcatagaagtattagaaatatctatgttcttgaatttccatgtgtcataatattttatcatctgttcatgggtctcagaaaaatacgaaagttgaaaagaggttactttatgatattactcaaaggcaaagtggtcttatgacaattccgaaagattttattaacgtacttttcatgcattgcattcatgtgcattgacccatgaccagatgacgttatatacgcgtatatatgtaaatatatgtatatgggatatgggaaaaggttacggcgttatatacgcaccaccacctgatcaactggtatatgatgataatgttgcccacagtggctaaaatataattcaaacgacgctatatatgcatatatatgtatgtgttcaaacgacattatatatgcatatatatgtatgtattcaaacggcgttatatacgcgtatatatgtatgtatatatatgtatatgggatatgggaaaggttatggcgttatatacgcaccaccacctgatcagctggtatacgatgatgattttgcccacagtggccgatatgatatgatgggatgccctcagaggctgatgatgttatgaaacatgtacctatgcacgacatgacagtcatacgcatatgcatgacgctaaaagtaatttatgatttgcaaagttattcagacttacaggttgggtcatgtactctatatttcttccatgtctcttatgtacttatttatatgccttacatactcggtacattattcgtactaacatctcttttgcctggggacgctgcattttatgcccgcaggtccagatagaaaggtcgagagccctccaagtaggctatcagctcagcggaagatgttggtgcgctccatttgcttcggagttgcttgtttgattAGTATGATTTatacatgtattgtttggtatggcgagacTCTGTCTTGActcttatgatatttatgtattcttagaggcttgtagacatatgtcatgtatgtgaaagattgtacggccttgtcggcctatattttgagttgataaatgattatgttggcctattaggcccgtatgtcacgtgtttatgatgatgtaataagaatgatacgttacgttggtaatcggttgagtaaggtaccgggtacccatcgtggcctatcggtttgggtcttGACACTAGTGCTGAGAAGATTGTACCCGAGTTCATCCACTAAGTAAACTTCATCCACATCACATGTAGAGCTTAAAGGAACCTTTCCAGTACTAATAACATTTCCTTTGGATTTGTCACCAAATGTAATTGTTTCTCCATCTAGCTTGGTGATTGATTTGAATAATTGTTTGTCACCCTTCATATGTCTGGAACACGCGCTGTCGagataccattttccttttcGATTCTTCTTGTGGTGTTCTTGCAAGACATGATTACttatttttaggtacccaagcctgCTTGGGTCCTGACTGGTTAGattttttagtttgatttgaagattttggTCTCCAAATCCACCTCCTGTTGTTTTTGAACCTGCAATGATTTGAGGCGTGACCTCTTTTGCCACAGTAGGTGCAAGGTGAGTTGTTGACATTTCTAGAATTATTCTCAGCTCTAATTCTGTTCCTGCAATTATTAGTGTTATGCCCATTTTTATCATAGAAGGTGCAcgctattttatttttaataggaACATTTTGAACTGAACTATAACTAGAAGATTTTTGTAGACCATTCAATTGAAGCCTGAGTTCGTTTACTTCTTTTTGATGTATATCACTTTCAACTTCGCATATTTCTAGTTTCAGGGCGCAgtccttcttttctctttctctttctcttttgattttgacTTTTCTGAGTTCATTTACTACTCTTTCAATGTCTGCAAGAGCAATATCAACAAATTCTTGAAGTTTATAACAAGATGGACATAAATGAGTATGTACTTCACTAGTTCCTTCATCCAACGGTGAATAGGGTCTtcttgaatcatcttcttcttcattgttgTATGTCATTAGTGCAAGTTTATCTGGTTCTTCATTGTCGCTAAGATCCATAAAACACATATTGGCAATTTCTTCATGATCAAATTCCTCTTCGTTGCTCCATGCTCCAaaaagttttcttcttttgtacttTCCTACTATGCTTCCTTTTTAATTCCGGACAGTCATCTTGGACGTGTCCGAGCTTTCCACATACGTAACATCTTCCACCATTTTTATCTATTTCATTGCTCTCCCTTCCTTTTCTAAATTTAAACTTACCTCTACTATAGTTTTTGTTTCTTCTCATTAAGTTGGTCATAACTTGCGAGAGCATTGCAATGTTTTCATCTTGTTCTCCTCCTTCTACTTCATCTTCATTTTTAGGTTCAGCCATAGTTGCATTGAAAGAAAcggttttctttttctcttgaatTTGTCTATAGAGATGAGTTTTCTCAAAAGCAATCAAGTCGCCTCTGAGTTCATCATAGGAGATTTTGTCCAGGTCTTGACATTCTAGAGCGATAACCTTTGGTTGCCAAATTGTAGATAGACTTCCGAGGATCTTTCTAACCTGTTTGCCACTTTTAATAGGCCTTCCAAAAGATTTGAGGACTCCAAGGACTTTGTTGAATCTAGAAAACATTCTTCAACAGATTCTCCATCCTTCTTTTGGAATAATTCATATTCCCTAACCAGGAGATTTATTCTAGTCTCTTCTACTTTGTTGGTTCCTTCATAAGTGACTTCCAGTTTATCCCATATTTCTTTTGCAGTCTCACAACTggatattttttcttattcttctcCACTTATAGTGTTTTACAATAGATTTTTTGCTTTTACATTCACAGTGATGATAGCAGCTTGTTCATCAGTGTAATCGTCCAAATCCAGAGGATCAGTTGATGTGATGATTTCACCATTTGCATTTTTTGTTGGAGGAATTGGaagattttccttttttatcATACGCCATACTTTGTTGTCATATGACTTGGTGTATTATTTCATGCAAACTTTCCAATGTGAAAAATGTTGACCATTGAAGTAAGGAGGTCGAACC
Proteins encoded in this region:
- the LOC107759434 gene encoding uncharacterized protein LOC107759434; amino-acid sequence: MFSRFNKVLGVLKSFGRPIKSGKQVRKILGSLSTIWQPKVIALECQDLDKISYDELRGDLIAFEKTHLYRQIQEKKKTVSFNATMAEPKNEDEVEGGEQDENIAMLSQVMTNLMRRNKNYSRGSIVGKYKRRKLFGAWSNEEEFDHEEIANMCFMDLSDNEEPDKLALMTYNNEEEDDSRRPYSPLDEGTSEVHTHLCPSCYKLQEFVDIALADIERVVNELRKVKIKREREREKKDCALKLEICEVESDIHQKEVNELRLQLNGTELELRIILEMSTTHLAPTVAKEVTPQIIAGSKTTGGGFGDQNLQIKLKNLTSQDPSRLGYLKISNHVLQEHHKKNRKGKWYLDSACSRHMKGDKQLFKSITKLDGETITFGDKSKGNVISTGKVPLSSTCDVDEVYLVDELGHKDDALGNFEIFCKKVQREKGYYISTIRSDHGREFESRAFEIFCNDQGISHNFSSPRSPQQNGVVERKNRTL